One Nostoc punctiforme PCC 73102 DNA window includes the following coding sequences:
- the ilvN gene encoding acetolactate synthase small subunit: MKHTLSVLVEDEAGVLSRISGLFARRGFNIESLAVGPAEQGGVSRITMVVPGDDRVIEQLTKQLYKLVNVLKVQDITETPCVERELMLLKVNASSSNRSEVIELSQIFRARVVDVAEDSLTLEVVGDPGKMVAIVQVLQKFGLREIARTGKIALTRESGVNTELLKSLEAKV; this comes from the coding sequence ATGAAACATACCCTTTCAGTTCTCGTAGAAGATGAGGCGGGTGTTCTTTCCCGCATTTCTGGTTTATTCGCCCGTCGTGGTTTTAATATTGAAAGCCTTGCTGTTGGTCCTGCTGAACAGGGAGGAGTCTCCCGAATTACAATGGTTGTACCTGGTGACGATCGCGTGATCGAGCAACTCACCAAGCAACTATACAAGTTAGTTAATGTCCTCAAGGTACAGGATATTACCGAAACTCCTTGCGTCGAACGAGAATTGATGCTTTTGAAGGTGAATGCTAGTAGCAGCAATCGCTCAGAAGTGATTGAACTGTCTCAGATTTTCCGGGCGCGAGTCGTGGATGTCGCAGAAGATTCTCTCACCTTAGAAGTTGTGGGAGATCCAGGTAAAATGGTAGCGATCGTGCAGGTGTTGCAAAAATTTGGTTTAAGAGAAATCGCCCGCACTGGCAAAATTGCCCTGACTCGTGAGTCAGGCGTGAATACCGAGTTACTCAAATCTTTGGAAGCAAAAGTTTAG
- a CDS encoding alpha/beta fold hydrolase, giving the protein MTTTLHWQERVGNQRDWVWRGWQTRYTYIRPSQNNHKTQPLILLHGFGASIGHWRHNLEVLAEHHTVYAIDMLGFGASEKAAANYSIDLWVEQVYDFWKTFIRQPAILVGNSNGSLISMAAAAAHPDMVLGIVMMSLPDPSLEQEAIPPMLRPLVRAIKNVVASPLVLKPVFNFVRRPGVLRRWASLAYANPEAITDELIEILAGPPQDRGSARAFSALFKAAIGINFSPSVKTVLPTLTIPMLLIWGQKDRFVPPALANRFAQYNQKLEVLNLADVGHCPHDECPEQVNQAIVDWIERWVSVGVARHRHRQPPYTFPALPEIV; this is encoded by the coding sequence GTGACCACTACACTGCACTGGCAAGAACGGGTTGGGAATCAAAGAGATTGGGTTTGGCGGGGCTGGCAAACCCGCTATACTTACATTCGCCCTAGCCAAAATAACCACAAAACACAACCTCTGATTCTGTTACATGGCTTTGGCGCTTCCATTGGTCATTGGCGACATAATCTAGAAGTGTTGGCTGAACATCACACAGTTTACGCCATTGATATGCTGGGTTTTGGCGCTTCTGAAAAAGCCGCAGCTAATTACAGCATTGACTTGTGGGTTGAGCAGGTTTACGATTTTTGGAAAACTTTTATCCGTCAACCGGCAATTTTAGTAGGCAATTCCAACGGTTCACTGATTTCCATGGCCGCCGCCGCCGCTCATCCCGACATGGTGCTGGGTATAGTGATGATGAGTTTACCCGACCCTTCCCTAGAACAAGAAGCCATTCCTCCCATGCTGCGGCCCCTTGTCAGAGCAATTAAAAATGTGGTCGCTTCGCCATTAGTTCTTAAACCTGTGTTTAACTTCGTGCGCCGTCCAGGGGTGCTGCGTCGCTGGGCTAGTCTTGCCTACGCTAACCCAGAGGCGATTACCGATGAACTGATAGAAATTTTAGCTGGGCCTCCCCAAGACAGAGGTTCAGCGAGGGCTTTTAGTGCTTTGTTCAAAGCTGCGATCGGAATTAACTTTAGTCCCAGCGTTAAGACAGTATTACCAACCTTAACAATTCCGATGTTATTAATTTGGGGACAAAAGGATCGGTTTGTTCCCCCAGCCCTTGCTAACCGATTTGCCCAATACAACCAAAAATTGGAAGTACTGAATTTAGCAGACGTGGGCCATTGTCCCCATGATGAATGTCCTGAGCAAGTCAACCAAGCTATTGTAGATTGGATTGAGAGATGGGTTAGCGTAGGCGTAGCCCGCCACAGGCATCGCCAACCCCCTTACACTTTCCCAGCTTTGCCGGAAATTGTCTAA
- a CDS encoding GAF domain-containing protein, translated as MSQSFSQNQGRRNRQQKLWPQKWSLKTKAIVWALSISVLPVFAIGIATYFYGINLSTKQIPQVRQERAKSSTETEALQSQLSLLLTGMGVTAILAGAIAVFVTNRAISRVSNVAATSNDIKNRLRPDSEFTQTFIANEDELVMLERNISLFTELLSVLVQEKETEADYSQLLTKITRWVRESFNQEDVLKTTSEEIRKALSIDRVAIFCFNSHSNGTFIVESVAPGLPKILGVTVSDPGFEVGYIEKYRNGCTRAIDDIYQADLSDDDIELLQQFAVKSNLVAPIFKGKQLFGLLVAHQCSRVRFWQQSEIDLFAQIAMQVEFALDYAKLLEEVDTKADKAQIFIEITRSIRESLNEEDVLKTTVEEVRKVLSTDRVMVYTFNANWSGTVIAESVIPGYPKVLRSEIQDPCFGQGYVEKYQSGRVATTNNIYQAGLADCHISLLESFGVKANLVAPILKDEQLFGLLIAHQCSRPRDWQQPEIDLFAQIAIQIGFALDHARLLQRIEAEGMQSQLLADTIGSIRQSLNEEDVLKTTVEEVRKVLSTDRVMIYSFNANWSGTVIAESVVLTYPKVLRAEIEDPCFGQGYVKEYQSGRVLAINNIYEVGLADCHINLLESFGVKANLVAPILKDEQLFGLLIAHQCSRPRDWKQSEIDLFAQIAMQVGFALDHARLLQRIEAEAMRSQLLVDITRSIHQSLKEEDVLKTTVEEVRKALSTDRVLVYSFYANWFGIIIAESVVPGYPKVLRSKIHDSCFTQGYIEKYQSGRVVAINNIYESGLADCHIKLLESFAVKANLVAPIIKDDQLFGLLIAHQCSGPRDWQQPEIDLFTQIAMQVGFTLDYARLLQAYQATEASSN; from the coding sequence ATGAGTCAGTCTTTTTCTCAAAACCAAGGAAGGCGAAATCGTCAACAAAAGCTGTGGCCACAAAAATGGAGTTTAAAGACTAAAGCAATAGTTTGGGCACTAAGCATCAGTGTACTTCCTGTGTTTGCAATTGGGATAGCTACTTACTTCTATGGGATTAATTTAAGTACTAAACAAATACCGCAAGTCAGACAGGAGAGGGCGAAAAGTTCAACAGAAACTGAAGCTCTACAGAGCCAACTGTCACTCTTGTTAACTGGTATGGGGGTAACGGCAATCTTAGCAGGTGCGATCGCTGTTTTTGTGACTAATCGAGCTATTAGTCGAGTTAGCAACGTTGCTGCAACTTCTAATGATATCAAAAATCGGCTACGTCCAGACAGTGAGTTTACTCAAACTTTCATTGCTAACGAAGATGAATTAGTGATGTTAGAGAGAAACATCAGCTTATTCACAGAACTGCTTTCAGTTTTGGTACAAGAGAAAGAAACCGAAGCTGATTATTCTCAACTATTAACGAAAATTACCCGTTGGGTTAGAGAATCATTTAATCAAGAAGATGTTCTCAAAACCACCTCAGAAGAGATTCGTAAAGCTTTAAGCATTGACCGTGTAGCTATCTTCTGCTTCAATTCCCACTCTAATGGAACCTTTATAGTCGAATCAGTAGCACCTGGTTTACCGAAAATACTAGGGGTTACAGTCTCCGATCCTGGCTTCGAGGTAGGGTATATAGAAAAATACCGGAATGGTTGCACTCGTGCTATTGATGATATCTATCAAGCCGATCTCAGTGATGATGATATTGAGTTACTCCAGCAATTTGCTGTCAAATCTAATTTAGTAGCACCTATTTTCAAAGGCAAACAGCTATTCGGTTTATTGGTTGCACATCAGTGTTCTAGAGTTCGCTTTTGGCAGCAATCTGAGATTGATTTATTCGCTCAGATAGCTATGCAGGTGGAATTTGCCCTTGACTACGCCAAGCTTTTAGAAGAGGTAGACACCAAAGCAGATAAAGCTCAGATATTTATAGAAATTACCCGCAGTATTCGCGAATCGCTCAACGAAGAGGATGTCCTGAAAACCACTGTAGAAGAGGTTCGTAAAGTACTTAGTACAGATCGAGTAATGGTTTATACCTTTAATGCTAATTGGTCTGGAACTGTGATTGCCGAATCAGTGATTCCAGGTTATCCAAAAGTTTTGCGGTCTGAAATCCAAGACCCATGTTTCGGTCAGGGTTATGTAGAAAAGTATCAGTCTGGTCGTGTTGCAACCACAAACAACATTTACCAAGCTGGTTTGGCTGATTGTCACATTAGCCTGCTCGAATCCTTTGGTGTGAAAGCAAATTTGGTTGCACCCATTCTCAAAGATGAACAGCTATTTGGCTTATTAATTGCCCATCAATGCTCCAGACCGCGTGATTGGCAACAGCCTGAAATTGATTTATTTGCTCAGATAGCTATACAAATAGGATTTGCTCTTGACCATGCAAGGCTCCTGCAACGCATTGAGGCTGAAGGTATGCAAAGTCAGTTGCTGGCGGATACTATCGGCAGCATACGTCAATCGCTCAACGAAGAAGATGTCCTGAAAACCACTGTCGAAGAGGTTCGCAAAGTACTTAGTACAGATCGAGTGATGATTTATAGCTTTAATGCTAATTGGTCTGGAACTGTAATTGCCGAATCAGTTGTTCTCACGTATCCAAAAGTTTTGCGGGCTGAAATTGAAGATCCATGTTTTGGTCAAGGCTATGTAAAAGAGTATCAGTCTGGTCGCGTTCTGGCAATAAATAACATTTACGAAGTCGGTTTAGCTGATTGTCACATTAACTTACTCGAATCCTTTGGTGTGAAAGCAAATTTGGTAGCTCCCATTCTCAAGGATGAGCAGTTGTTTGGTTTATTAATTGCACATCAATGCTCCAGACCTCGTGACTGGAAACAATCTGAGATCGATTTATTTGCCCAGATAGCAATGCAAGTAGGATTTGCTCTCGACCATGCAAGACTCCTGCAACGAATCGAGGCTGAAGCTATGCGAAGTCAATTATTGGTGGATATTACGCGCAGCATTCACCAATCGCTCAAAGAAGAGGATGTCCTGAAAACCACTGTGGAAGAGGTTCGGAAGGCATTGAGTACTGACCGAGTACTAGTTTATAGCTTTTATGCTAATTGGTTCGGAATTATCATTGCCGAATCAGTGGTTCCAGGTTATCCCAAAGTTTTGCGGTCTAAAATCCACGATTCCTGTTTTACTCAAGGCTATATAGAAAAGTACCAGTCTGGTCGTGTTGTCGCAATCAACAATATTTATGAGTCAGGTTTGGCTGATTGTCACATTAAATTGCTCGAATCCTTTGCTGTGAAGGCAAATTTAGTCGCACCCATTATTAAAGATGATCAGTTATTTGGCTTGTTAATTGCACATCAGTGTTCTGGACCCCGTGATTGGCAACAGCCAGAGATTGATTTATTTACCCAAATAGCTATGCAAGTAGGATTTACTCTCGATTATGCTAGGCTCCTGCAAGCGTATCAAGCTACTGAAGCTAGCTCTAATTAA
- the petJ gene encoding cytochrome c6 PetJ, with amino-acid sequence MKKLLTLVLVTFLLLFSAFTMPAMAADIVNGEQIFSLHCAGCHINGSNIVRRGKNLKKQALKKYGMDSIEAVTSIVTNGKNNMSAYKDRLTEQQITDVAAYVLEQAEKDWR; translated from the coding sequence TTGAAAAAACTACTCACATTAGTATTAGTAACATTTCTGCTATTGTTCAGCGCTTTTACTATGCCTGCTATGGCAGCAGATATAGTTAACGGTGAACAAATATTTAGTCTTCATTGTGCTGGTTGTCATATTAACGGCAGCAACATAGTTAGGCGGGGTAAAAATCTCAAAAAGCAAGCACTGAAAAAGTATGGTATGGATTCAATAGAGGCAGTTACATCTATAGTTACCAATGGTAAAAATAATATGTCAGCCTACAAAGATCGCCTTACTGAACAGCAAATTACAGATGTTGCTGCTTACGTTCTCGAACAAGCTGAAAAAGACTGGCGTTAG
- a CDS encoding OmpA family protein gives MSDYSNNPIPKASSEGLNSNNQTFEFNDELTILRSLLLDIEPTKLKTLYERLENPQILPEDISKMLPEAVILRSKQDKQLGEVMVSTVENAIEVSVKQDHNVLADALFPVIGPATRKAISTALEEMMQSMNQTLEHSLSPQSFKWRLEAQRTGKSFAEIVLLRTLVYRVEQIFLIHKKSGLLLQHLVTTQVTVQDPDLVAAMLTAIQDFVKDSFRVQKVDGLKSLRFGEVMIWIEEGPQALVAAMIRGNPPQELRLVLQEAIEKIHLKLGREIQNFTGETAAFQSSLPYLEACLVVQYKSAAKKNYTYAWAFLGAIAIACGTWGFFTIREQLRWQAYLQKLNSLPGIVVINTKQAFGKYFISGMRDPLAVDPNTLIQQTNLNPKIVISQWQPYLSLEPQFAAKRVEKLLHPPQTVSLMVDNNGILNVTGYAPRKWILEARKLWTFIPGITQFQDQKLVEIELSELRLSKIKIEKEIFFFTEGTTELMPGEIDKLPNLFLSIRKCLNIAKYLGKNVQIQIIGHTNSTGTERRNRPLSQARANKILSYLISQGIKINQFQALTVSSSLTSQPELTSESKEFNRRVSFKVLINNISK, from the coding sequence ATGAGTGACTATTCAAATAATCCAATACCGAAAGCATCCTCTGAAGGTTTGAACAGCAACAACCAAACCTTCGAATTTAATGATGAACTAACTATACTCCGTAGTTTGCTTCTGGATATTGAGCCGACTAAACTCAAAACACTTTATGAGCGATTAGAAAACCCTCAAATTTTACCAGAAGATATTAGCAAGATGCTTCCAGAAGCTGTAATCTTGCGGTCAAAACAAGATAAACAACTTGGCGAAGTAATGGTATCAACTGTGGAAAATGCCATAGAAGTTTCTGTTAAACAAGACCACAATGTGCTTGCAGATGCATTATTTCCAGTTATTGGGCCAGCTACTCGCAAGGCGATTTCCACGGCTCTTGAGGAAATGATGCAATCGATGAATCAAACTCTGGAACATAGTTTGTCTCCACAGAGCTTTAAATGGAGACTAGAAGCGCAACGCACAGGAAAATCATTTGCGGAAATTGTGCTGTTACGGACGCTAGTTTATCGAGTAGAACAAATATTTTTGATTCATAAAAAATCGGGATTATTGCTGCAACATTTAGTAACAACGCAGGTAACAGTTCAAGATCCAGATTTAGTAGCTGCGATGTTGACAGCTATCCAAGATTTTGTCAAAGATTCCTTTAGGGTACAAAAAGTAGATGGACTAAAAAGTTTACGCTTTGGAGAAGTAATGATTTGGATTGAAGAGGGGCCACAAGCTTTAGTAGCAGCGATGATTCGAGGGAATCCTCCCCAAGAATTAAGGTTAGTTTTGCAAGAAGCGATAGAAAAAATTCACCTGAAGCTAGGTAGAGAAATTCAAAATTTTACAGGGGAAACAGCAGCATTTCAGTCCAGCCTGCCTTATTTAGAAGCTTGTCTGGTAGTTCAGTATAAATCTGCTGCTAAAAAAAATTATACCTATGCCTGGGCTTTCTTGGGTGCGATCGCGATCGCTTGTGGGACTTGGGGCTTTTTTACTATTAGAGAACAACTCCGTTGGCAAGCATATCTCCAAAAACTCAACTCTCTGCCAGGAATTGTTGTGATTAACACCAAGCAAGCTTTTGGCAAATATTTTATTTCGGGAATGCGCGATCCCTTAGCAGTAGATCCTAATACACTAATACAACAAACAAATCTTAATCCCAAAATAGTAATTAGCCAGTGGCAACCTTATCTGTCTTTGGAGCCACAATTTGCTGCCAAAAGAGTTGAAAAGTTGTTGCATCCTCCCCAAACTGTATCATTAATGGTTGATAACAACGGTATTCTTAATGTAACTGGTTATGCACCCCGTAAATGGATTTTAGAAGCACGGAAATTATGGACATTTATTCCTGGTATTACCCAATTTCAAGACCAAAAACTCGTAGAAATAGAACTTAGCGAGTTACGGTTATCTAAAATAAAGATAGAAAAAGAAATATTTTTTTTTACAGAAGGAACAACTGAGTTGATGCCTGGTGAAATTGACAAATTGCCTAATTTGTTTTTATCAATCCGCAAATGTTTGAATATTGCCAAGTATTTAGGTAAAAATGTGCAAATTCAAATAATTGGACATACTAATAGTACTGGAACAGAACGAAGAAATAGACCACTCAGTCAAGCGCGCGCTAATAAAATTCTATCTTATTTAATATCCCAAGGAATCAAGATAAACCAATTTCAAGCACTAACTGTAAGTTCTAGCCTAACTTCCCAGCCAGAATTAACATCAGAATCTAAAGAATTTAATCGGAGAGTCTCTTTCAAAGTATTAATAAATAATATCTCTAAATAA
- a CDS encoding BON domain-containing protein: MGWLQRLFGMEKPQNAEVNPTPQSIAQTPSTNAAPTATQSIPPERLGLSGEYDQSGLAKRVALAFDEDPQLDDVNTLWVAQTGSTVVLKGKVPSQEILNKMISVARSVNGTTDVDTNQATIG; the protein is encoded by the coding sequence ATGGGTTGGTTACAAAGACTATTTGGAATGGAAAAACCTCAAAATGCAGAAGTAAATCCTACTCCGCAGTCAATAGCACAAACTCCTAGTACTAATGCTGCTCCTACTGCTACTCAATCCATACCCCCAGAACGTTTGGGATTAAGTGGTGAATATGACCAAAGTGGGTTGGCAAAGCGGGTTGCTTTGGCATTTGATGAAGATCCCCAACTTGATGATGTTAATACCCTTTGGGTTGCTCAAACGGGTAGCACTGTTGTATTGAAAGGCAAAGTTCCCAGTCAAGAAATTCTTAATAAGATGATTTCTGTAGCTCGTTCTGTGAATGGCACTACAGATGTTGACACTAACCAAGCCACGATTGGCTAG
- a CDS encoding Rab family GTPase: MIGAFATGKTSLVAMFVHSIFSEKYHTTVGVKIDKKAIEIQDKKINLILWDIYGEDEFQELQMSYLRGSAGYLLVVDGTRHNTLQKAFDLQIKIEDAIGQVPFILVINKLDITDEWEIESAEIDDVTQNGWTVIKTSAKHSIGVEEAFQTLAKKILDC; this comes from the coding sequence ATGATAGGTGCATTTGCTACAGGTAAAACTAGTTTAGTAGCAATGTTTGTCCACAGCATTTTTTCTGAGAAATATCATACTACTGTGGGTGTAAAAATTGATAAAAAAGCTATAGAGATTCAAGATAAAAAAATAAACCTTATCCTTTGGGATATCTATGGAGAAGATGAGTTTCAAGAATTACAAATGTCTTATTTACGAGGTTCTGCTGGTTATTTATTAGTTGTAGATGGTACCAGACATAATACTTTACAAAAAGCTTTTGACTTACAAATAAAAATAGAAGATGCTATTGGTCAAGTTCCCTTTATTTTAGTCATAAATAAATTGGATATAACGGATGAATGGGAAATTGAATCTGCTGAGATAGATGATGTTACACAAAATGGTTGGACTGTGATTAAAACAAGTGCCAAACATAGTATTGGTGTAGAAGAAGCTTTTCAAACTCTCGCTAAAAAAATATTGGATTGCTAA
- a CDS encoding aldo/keto reductase produces the protein MNLPTASRLQFTPDLNICRILNGMWQVSGAHGRINPQAAIETMFKYLDAGFTTWDLADHYGPAEDFIGEFRCQLIDTRGKDALSKVQAFTKWVPRPGKMTKKLVEENIDISLRRMNVESLDLMQFHWWEYQDKNYLDALKYMAELQTEGKIKHLGLTNFDTENLKLITEAGIKIVSNQVQFSLIDRRPEVNMAEFCQQHDIKLFTYGTLCGSLLSENYLGKPEPRGSDLSTASLKKYKNMIDAWGGWQLFQELLAILKEIANKHKVSISNVAVRYILDQPTVGGVIVGARLGVSEHIEDNAKVFSFSLDADDRDRISAVSRQSRDLYQLIGDCGDEYRR, from the coding sequence ATGAACTTACCCACAGCGAGCCGTCTCCAATTCACTCCTGATTTGAACATCTGTCGCATATTAAATGGTATGTGGCAAGTCTCCGGCGCACACGGACGGATCAATCCCCAAGCTGCCATTGAGACTATGTTCAAATATTTAGATGCAGGCTTTACCACTTGGGATTTAGCAGATCATTATGGCCCTGCTGAGGACTTTATTGGTGAGTTTCGCTGTCAACTAATTGATACTCGTGGTAAAGATGCTTTATCTAAGGTGCAAGCGTTTACAAAATGGGTGCCTCGTCCAGGTAAAATGACGAAGAAATTGGTCGAGGAAAACATTGATATTTCCCTGAGAAGAATGAATGTGGAATCGTTAGATTTGATGCAATTCCACTGGTGGGAATATCAGGATAAAAATTACTTAGATGCCCTAAAATATATGGCAGAACTCCAGACTGAGGGTAAAATTAAGCATCTAGGTTTAACTAATTTTGACACGGAAAATTTGAAGCTGATTACTGAAGCAGGTATCAAAATTGTTTCTAATCAAGTGCAATTTTCCCTTATTGACCGCCGTCCCGAAGTTAATATGGCAGAATTTTGTCAGCAGCATGACATCAAGCTTTTTACTTACGGTACACTGTGCGGCAGCTTGTTATCAGAAAACTATTTGGGTAAACCGGAACCGCGAGGATCTGATCTGTCCACTGCTAGTTTGAAAAAATATAAAAATATGATTGATGCTTGGGGTGGTTGGCAATTATTTCAAGAATTGCTAGCTATTTTGAAGGAAATTGCTAATAAGCATAAAGTAAGTATCTCAAACGTAGCAGTGCGTTACATTTTAGATCAGCCAACCGTGGGTGGTGTGATAGTTGGTGCCAGACTTGGTGTATCTGAACATATAGAAGATAACGCCAAAGTATTTAGTTTTAGTTTAGATGCTGACGATCGCGATCGCATCAGTGCCGTATCTCGACAGTCACGAGATTTGTATCAGCTAATCGGCGATTGTGGCGACGAGTATCGGCGATAA